A single genomic interval of Syntrophobotulus glycolicus DSM 8271 harbors:
- a CDS encoding spore germination protein — translation MMVLTTSAETNAEISKNYQENIDLLNHLLGYPDSFDIVLREMVIGGKKIAIYSINGMISRPAINLIMNTFVELERAELSVNALEKLVKNKINDLQVTEVQTMDEIVYFLLSGAMAILIEGKTQAIVVDLRTFPGRMPEEPDIERVTRGSRDGFTETLLFNTILLRRRLRDPKLRMKLVQAGSRSKTDVCIAYIEDITNADMVTEIEREIQNIKIDGIPMAEKTVEEFILGSKFWNPFPRVRYTERPDVAAMHLLEGNVIVIVDTSPSVIVAPVTLWHHVQHAEEYRQEPVVGAFLRWIRFLAIFLSVFLLPAWLAGALNTQALPEWLRFIGVEKIAKIGLFPQVIIGDIGIDMLRMAAIHTPTPLATALGLVAVFMMGDVAIKVGLFNPEVIMYLAFAAVGTFATPSYELSMANRLVRLFLIIMVGLFNFWGLGIGTILVFFLLWRTKSFGIPYLWPLIPLDIKALGTILVRSPVPIANKRPSILKPKDRIRQPEARKE, via the coding sequence ATGATGGTTTTGACAACTTCAGCGGAAACAAATGCCGAAATATCCAAAAACTATCAGGAAAATATTGATTTATTAAATCATCTCCTCGGTTATCCGGACAGTTTTGACATTGTCTTAAGGGAAATGGTGATCGGCGGCAAAAAAATTGCGATTTATTCGATTAACGGAATGATTTCCAGACCGGCAATCAACCTGATTATGAATACCTTCGTCGAGCTGGAAAGAGCGGAGCTTTCGGTTAATGCCCTCGAAAAACTGGTTAAGAATAAAATCAATGATTTACAGGTTACAGAAGTCCAAACCATGGATGAAATCGTTTATTTTCTTTTATCCGGGGCAATGGCAATTTTGATTGAAGGAAAAACCCAGGCTATTGTTGTTGATTTAAGGACATTCCCGGGCAGAATGCCTGAAGAGCCTGATATTGAACGAGTAACCAGGGGTTCGCGGGATGGCTTCACCGAAACTTTGCTTTTCAATACCATCCTTTTGCGCAGGCGTCTGCGCGATCCCAAATTAAGAATGAAGCTTGTTCAGGCGGGAAGCAGGTCTAAAACCGATGTCTGTATTGCTTACATCGAAGATATCACCAATGCCGATATGGTAACCGAAATTGAGAGGGAGATTCAGAATATCAAAATTGACGGGATTCCCATGGCAGAAAAAACTGTGGAAGAATTTATTCTGGGAAGCAAATTCTGGAACCCTTTTCCGCGGGTCAGATATACGGAGCGGCCGGATGTTGCCGCTATGCACCTTTTAGAAGGCAATGTGATCGTGATCGTCGATACTTCACCCAGTGTGATTGTCGCTCCTGTGACCCTGTGGCATCATGTCCAGCATGCGGAAGAATACCGGCAAGAACCGGTAGTTGGGGCTTTTTTACGTTGGATAAGATTTTTAGCGATATTTCTTTCTGTATTTCTCCTGCCCGCATGGTTGGCCGGGGCTCTGAATACCCAAGCTTTACCGGAATGGCTGCGGTTTATCGGGGTGGAAAAAATCGCCAAGATCGGCCTGTTCCCTCAGGTCATAATCGGAGATATCGGGATAGATATGTTAAGAATGGCCGCCATCCATACTCCGACTCCCTTGGCTACGGCTTTAGGTCTTGTCGCTGTTTTTATGATGGGGGATGTGGCCATCAAGGTAGGTCTGTTTAATCCCGAGGTGATTATGTACCTGGCGTTTGCCGCGGTCGGAACATTTGCTACTCCCAGCTATGAGCTTTCTATGGCCAATAGACTGGTCAGACTGTTCCTGATCATCATGGTCGGACTGTTTAATTTTTGGGGACTGGGGATTGGGACAATATTGGTGTTTTTCTTGCTGTGGCGGACAAAGTCATTTGGCATTCCGTATTTATGGCCGCTGATTCCTTTAGATATCAAAGCCTTGGGGACGATTCTGGTCCGCTCACCGGTCCCTATCGCCAACAAAAGGCCCAGCATTCTCAAACCTAAAGACAGAATCCGGCAGCCGGAAGCCCGTAAAGAATAA
- the spoVAE gene encoding stage V sporulation protein AE translates to MFTMIIPAFIVGGLICVIGQLLMDLTKPQITPAHILVIFVTGGVLLGALGWYEPLVKMGGAGATIPLSGFGYLLANGAMQGVNENGFLGAISGGVQAAAVGIAGAVLFGYLTALIFNPKG, encoded by the coding sequence ATGTTTACGATGATTATTCCGGCTTTCATTGTGGGGGGACTGATCTGCGTGATCGGTCAATTACTGATGGATTTAACAAAACCTCAAATTACACCCGCCCATATTTTAGTCATCTTTGTGACAGGGGGGGTGCTTCTGGGTGCTCTCGGCTGGTATGAGCCCCTTGTCAAGATGGGGGGGGCCGGTGCAACCATACCTTTGTCCGGGTTTGGTTACTTGCTGGCTAATGGAGCGATGCAGGGAGTGAACGAAAACGGTTTTCTGGGAGCTATCTCCGGCGGAGTCCAGGCAGCAGCGGTAGGTATAGCCGGAGCGGTTTTATTTGGTTATCTGACCGCACTAATATTTAATCCGAAAGGATGA
- the spoVAD gene encoding stage V sporulation protein AD: MNTKRVGNQTVVFQNPPFIISAYSIVGPKEGQGPLAQSFDQILQDTYAGEKSWEKTEQKMIETAIRQTIVKAQFTNQDIHYMLAGDLLNQMISANFTARQLALPFIGVYGACSTMALTTALGGMLIDGGFANKVVCGASSHHDTAERQYRFPTEQGIQRPLWGQWTVTGAGAVLLSDAGNGPKVTSATLGKVVDLGETDSNNMGAAMAPAVADTLISHFNDLNRQPDYYDLILSGDLGSVGFELLLQLLDKSGIKIGNNFGDCGKMIYSLEQDTHAGGSGCGCSAVVLAGDLLKRLNNGSLRKILLVGSGSLHSPVSSFQGESIPGIGHAITIEV; this comes from the coding sequence ATGAATACAAAGAGAGTCGGCAACCAGACAGTTGTTTTTCAGAATCCGCCGTTCATCATTTCAGCATACTCGATTGTCGGACCGAAAGAAGGCCAAGGACCTTTGGCCCAAAGCTTTGATCAGATCCTTCAGGATACTTATGCTGGTGAAAAGAGCTGGGAAAAGACCGAACAAAAAATGATTGAAACCGCGATTCGTCAAACAATCGTAAAAGCGCAATTCACAAATCAGGATATTCATTATATGCTGGCAGGAGATTTACTCAATCAGATGATCTCCGCCAACTTTACGGCCAGGCAGCTTGCGCTGCCTTTTATCGGAGTATACGGCGCTTGTTCGACTATGGCTTTGACAACCGCTCTGGGTGGAATGCTGATTGATGGCGGCTTTGCCAATAAAGTTGTGTGTGGAGCCTCAAGCCATCATGATACGGCAGAAAGGCAGTACCGTTTTCCGACCGAGCAAGGGATTCAACGACCACTGTGGGGACAATGGACAGTCACAGGTGCAGGCGCCGTTTTGCTTTCTGATGCCGGTAACGGGCCGAAAGTAACCTCGGCAACCCTTGGAAAGGTTGTTGATCTTGGGGAAACAGACAGCAATAATATGGGAGCGGCAATGGCTCCTGCCGTCGCCGATACCTTGATCAGCCACTTTAATGATTTAAACCGCCAGCCTGATTATTATGATTTAATTCTATCGGGGGATTTGGGTTCGGTAGGGTTTGAGCTTTTATTGCAACTGCTGGACAAAAGCGGAATTAAGATTGGGAATAATTTTGGAGATTGCGGCAAGATGATTTACAGCCTGGAACAGGATACCCATGCCGGAGGAAGCGGTTGCGGCTGTTCAGCCGTGGTCTTGGCGGGAGATCTGCTGAAAAGGCTGAACAACGGCAGTTTGCGGAAAATTCTCTTGGTCGGAAGCGGAAGCCTGCATAGTCCGGTTTCTTCCTTCCAGGGTGAATCCATTCCGGGGATCGGTCATGCCATTACAATAGAGGTTTAA
- the spoVAC gene encoding stage V sporulation protein AC encodes MANSSNTLSIKITPEEYKEMTAKATPAPTVLKNSLFAFLIGGIICLIAQIIINFYTIYLNLPLKTAQNAGTATMIFLGALLTGLGVYDNIGKYGGAGSIVPVTGFANSMVSPALEYKREGYVMGVGAKLFTIAGPILVFGITASIVIGIIYFLLR; translated from the coding sequence ATGGCAAATAGTTCAAACACGTTGTCGATCAAAATTACACCGGAAGAGTACAAAGAAATGACGGCAAAGGCTACACCGGCGCCAACAGTCCTGAAAAACAGCCTGTTTGCTTTTTTAATCGGCGGAATCATCTGCCTGATCGCCCAAATCATTATTAATTTTTATACGATCTACCTTAATCTTCCCCTGAAAACGGCCCAGAATGCCGGGACGGCGACAATGATTTTTCTGGGGGCTCTACTGACAGGACTGGGTGTCTATGACAATATCGGAAAATATGGAGGCGCAGGTTCGATTGTTCCTGTGACCGGCTTTGCCAACTCCATGGTCTCACCGGCTTTGGAGTATAAAAGAGAAGGGTATGTTATGGGGGTGGGGGCCAAATTATTTACCATTGCCGGACCTATTCTGGTCTTTGGGATTACTGCTTCCATCGTGATCGGCATCATCTATTTTCTTTTAAGATGA
- a CDS encoding STAS domain-containing protein has translation MEKKVERQTMYLFLDGELDLNNAQSLRNVIDRDIDKKGIKTVIINMENVKFIDSSGLGMILGRYKKLLTLGGKLKIVNAPPHVYKIMEMAGLPKIIQFEKDETA, from the coding sequence ATGGAAAAGAAAGTTGAACGTCAAACCATGTATTTATTCCTTGATGGCGAATTAGATCTCAATAATGCCCAAAGCCTGCGCAATGTGATCGATCGTGATATTGATAAAAAGGGGATAAAAACAGTCATTATAAATATGGAAAATGTCAAGTTTATCGATAGTTCAGGGTTGGGGATGATTTTAGGAAGGTACAAAAAGCTTCTGACCTTGGGAGGCAAATTAAAAATTGTCAATGCTCCGCCCCACGTCTATAAAATTATGGAAATGGCCGGGCTTCCAAAAATTATTCAGTTTGAAAAAGATGAAACTGCTTAA
- the spoIIAB gene encoding anti-sigma F factor, giving the protein MNNRMTFTFQSISENVTIARMLASALGAQLNFPLNELEELKVAVSEAVSNAIIHGYQNAPAEFVTMEIETTSEKVMILVSDSGCGIADIDQAMQASYSTDPERMGLGFVFMKSFMDELNVESEVGKGTKVKLVKYLASHRSSSH; this is encoded by the coding sequence ATGAACAATAGGATGACTTTTACTTTCCAAAGTATTTCAGAGAATGTGACCATTGCCCGAATGCTGGCTTCTGCTCTTGGGGCTCAGCTGAATTTTCCTCTTAACGAACTTGAAGAACTGAAGGTAGCCGTTTCGGAAGCTGTTTCCAATGCAATTATTCATGGTTATCAGAACGCTCCCGCTGAATTTGTCACAATGGAAATAGAAACCACTTCCGAAAAAGTAATGATCCTTGTCAGCGATTCGGGTTGTGGAATTGCCGATATTGACCAGGCAATGCAGGCTTCCTATTCGACAGATCCGGAAAGAATGGGACTTGGTTTTGTCTTTATGAAGTCATTTATGGATGAATTGAATGTTGAATCCGAAGTTGGCAAAGGGACAAAGGTTAAACTGGTCAAGTACCTGGCATCTCACCGTTCTTCCTCGCATTGA
- the sigF gene encoding RNA polymerase sporulation sigma factor SigF, producing MIHRLTEMNLPRFPLLKEQEMTELLHKAQAGDHDAREQLINCNLKLIFNLIQRFTHRGYELEDLFQIGTIGLIKAIDKFDFSYGVKFSTYAVPMIIGEIRRFLRDDHPIKVPRSYKELVYKIHRSREKLSLELNREPTVNEIAQDLNVGSEEIVTALDAVQSPTSINDTLYQDDSDPIYILDQIPVEKDLVPAWFEEVALKDVLNKLPEREKQVLVMRFYEDKTQSEIAKRLNLSQVQISRIERAALLHLKQMMTDD from the coding sequence ATGATTCATCGATTAACGGAAATGAATCTACCCAGATTTCCTCTGCTTAAAGAGCAAGAAATGACTGAATTGCTGCACAAAGCTCAAGCCGGGGATCATGATGCCCGGGAACAGCTGATCAATTGCAATCTGAAATTAATTTTTAATTTAATTCAAAGATTTACGCACCGGGGCTATGAGCTTGAGGATTTGTTTCAGATTGGCACCATTGGCCTGATCAAAGCAATAGACAAATTTGATTTTTCTTATGGGGTTAAATTTTCAACTTATGCCGTACCGATGATTATCGGCGAAATCAGGCGCTTTCTGCGTGATGATCATCCCATTAAAGTTCCCCGCTCTTATAAAGAGCTTGTTTATAAAATTCATCGTTCACGGGAAAAATTATCCCTTGAACTCAACCGTGAACCGACCGTAAATGAAATTGCCCAGGATCTCAATGTCGGCAGTGAGGAAATCGTCACCGCTCTGGACGCTGTACAGAGTCCTACCTCGATCAATGACACGCTCTATCAGGATGATTCCGATCCGATCTATATCCTTGACCAGATTCCGGTGGAAAAAGATCTTGTACCGGCCTGGTTTGAAGAAGTCGCACTCAAAGATGTGCTGAATAAACTGCCGGAACGGGAAAAGCAGGTACTGGTCATGCGGTTCTATGAAGATAAAACCCAAAGCGAAATTGCCAAAAGATTAAACCTGTCCCAGGTTCAAATTTCCAGAATAGAACGGGCGGCCCTTTTGCATCTTAAGCAAATGATGACCGATGACTGA
- a CDS encoding D-alanyl-D-alanine carboxypeptidase family protein: protein MHTLKKMISVLISLVIAVSCFFMYDVEPLMAANIETSAGSAILIDASSGKVLYEKDAHKRLAPASVTKLMTLLIAAEALESGKVNLKDTVTASERACSMGGSQIYLEVGEKLSLEEMLISIAVGSANDACVAVAEHINGSLEEFVHQMNEKAKKLGLVDTNFINDNGLPAEGHYTSAYDLAIIAKESLKYPLISKLTSIKEYDLRGGKFKLYNTNKLLWWYEGTSGLKTGWTQEAKYCLASTVERNGLKLICVVMAVPEVRGHFAESMKLYNYGFANYSYKKFAEAGSKQGETTVQKGTAEKVDLIVDKAVGISIEKGKDKDYRMEISYDQTIHAPVVKGQKLGQMSIYNGDELQIEVDLVAKDDVAKSSLFGLMKKSLQNTYDFGKAS, encoded by the coding sequence ATGCATACGCTCAAAAAAATGATTTCTGTCCTGATTTCTTTGGTGATTGCCGTTTCCTGCTTTTTCATGTATGATGTAGAGCCTCTTATGGCAGCGAATATTGAAACATCGGCGGGCAGTGCGATTCTTATTGATGCTTCCTCGGGCAAAGTTCTATATGAAAAAGATGCCCATAAGCGCTTAGCCCCGGCCAGTGTCACGAAGCTGATGACCCTGCTGATTGCAGCCGAAGCGCTGGAATCGGGAAAAGTGAATTTGAAGGATACTGTAACGGCCAGTGAAAGGGCTTGTTCTATGGGCGGATCACAGATATACCTGGAAGTGGGCGAGAAGCTGTCTCTGGAAGAGATGCTGATTTCTATTGCAGTCGGATCGGCAAATGATGCCTGTGTTGCTGTGGCGGAACATATTAACGGCTCTTTAGAAGAGTTTGTGCATCAAATGAATGAAAAAGCAAAGAAATTGGGTTTGGTCGATACCAACTTTATTAATGATAATGGCCTTCCGGCGGAAGGACATTATACCAGTGCCTATGATCTGGCTATTATTGCCAAAGAATCTTTAAAATATCCGCTCATTTCCAAATTGACTTCAATCAAAGAGTATGATTTAAGAGGCGGAAAATTTAAATTATATAACACCAATAAACTGCTTTGGTGGTATGAAGGGACAAGCGGCTTAAAAACAGGCTGGACCCAGGAAGCAAAATATTGCTTGGCCTCAACTGTTGAACGTAACGGGTTAAAGCTTATTTGTGTGGTCATGGCAGTCCCGGAAGTACGAGGACATTTTGCCGAATCAATGAAGCTCTATAATTATGGATTCGCCAATTATTCTTATAAAAAATTTGCTGAAGCCGGATCAAAACAAGGAGAAACGACAGTTCAAAAAGGAACTGCCGAAAAAGTTGATCTTATCGTGGATAAAGCCGTAGGGATCAGCATAGAAAAGGGGAAAGACAAGGATTACAGGATGGAGATCAGTTATGATCAAACTATTCATGCCCCTGTTGTTAAAGGTCAGAAGCTGGGGCAAATGAGCATCTATAACGGAGATGAGCTCCAAATAGAAGTTGATTTGGTCGCAAAAGATGATGTCGCTAAATCTTCCTTATTCGGTTTAATGAAGAAATCTCTCCAAAACACTTATGATTTCGGAAAAGCCTCCTAG